CCAGCAGTCCGAGCTCTTCGGCGCCAAAGGCGTTCTTATAGAACTCGATCGCCGCACGTGAATCCTCGACGATGATGTACGGAGAGACGGAAGGTTCTACGGGTGGGAGGTCGGGAGAGGTCTGAGAGGTGTCCATGGAGACCCACCCAACCACCTCACGCGTAGTGACGCCAGGACTTCAGGCGCTTATGCATCCACCCGGGAGTGCAGCAGCCCGAACCCCTCCACGGACTCGATGGAGCGCGGTCCGGGTCCGACATACAACGCGGCCGGACGCACCAGCTTGCCGAGACGCTTCTGCTCCAGGATGTGCGCGCTCCAGCCCGCGGTGCGGGCACAGGTGAACATCGCCGGCATCATCCGGGTCGGGACCTGTGCGAAGTCGAGAATGACCGCCGCCCAGAACTCGACATTGGTCTCGATGACGCGGTCGGGACGACGCTCCCGCAGCTCGGTGAGCGCGGCCTGCTCAAGCGCTGCGGCCACCTCGTAGCGTGCGGCGCCGAGTCGCTTGGCAGTGCTGCGCAGCACCCGTGCACGGGGATCCTCGGCGCGGTACACCCGGTGCCCGAATCCCATGAGCTTTTCGCGACGGTCCAGGATGCCCTTGATGACGCCGCGGGCATCGCCGGTCTTCTCGGCCTGCTCGATCATCGGCAGCACCCGTGCGGGCGCGCCACCGTGCAGCGGGCCGCTCATCGCACCGACGGCACCCGAGAGGGCGGCAGCCACGTCGGCTCCGGTGGACGCGATGACTCGCGCGGTGAAGGTGGAGGCGTTCATGCCGTGCTCGGCGGCCGAAACCCAGTACGCGTCAATGGCCTCGACATGCTTGGGGTCAGGTTCACCCTGCCAGCGAGTCATGAAACGTGATGTGACGGTGGAGCATTCGTCGACAACCTTTTGCGGTACGGCGGGCAGGGAATTGCCGCGCGCGGACTGGGCTACATAGGACAGTGCCATCACCGAGGCGCGGGCCAGCTGATGGCGAGCGATCGAATCCTCGGTGTCCAGCAGCGGCTCGAATCCCCAGATGGGTGCCAGCATGGCGAGCCCGGCCTGGACGTCGACGCGGACGTCGCCGGTATGCACGGGGATGGGGAAGGGCTCGGCGGGCGGGAGTCCCTGGCCGAACTTGCCATCGACCAACAGTGCCCACACGTCACCGAAGGTCACCCGCTGGGCGACCAGATCCTCGATGTCGACGCCGCGGTAACGCAGCGCTCCGCCGTCCTTGTCGGGCTCGGCGATCTCGGTGGCGAAGGCGGTCACGCCCTCCAGTCCAGGTGCGAAATCCGCTGGTAGCGGCGCTGCAACCGTCATGATTCTCGACTCCCTACCTGTGGGTAACAACTCGGTAAAGGCGATTCTTGCACCCGCAAATAAGGGTCCTTCTTAGTCACCTCGCCATTCCTTAGACGCGCGCCTGTAGCGTGATTTTCGTGACCGAATGGCTGCGCTCTGATTACCGGCCCGGCGAAAAGGACGGCAGCGGCGATCTCGACGTCGACTGGCTCGCCGAAGGCTGGCTTCCCTTGTTGCACAAATGGTTTGATCTCGCGGTGGCATCGGGCATCCCCGAGCCGAACGCAATGGTGCTGGCCACCGTGGACAACGGCCGACCGGTGACGCGCACGGTGCTGTGCAAGGGGATCGACCCCGCCGGTGTGACCTTCTTCTCAAACTACGACTCCGCCAAGGGGCATCAGCTGGAGCAGACGCCCTACGCGAGCGTCACATTTCCCTGGTACGCGCTGGGCCGGCAGGTTCATGTACGCGGTCGGGTGGCCAAGGTCGACCCGGCACAGACCGCCGACTATTGGTCCAAGCGGCCGCGCGGATCGCAGCTGGGGGCGTGGGCGTCGCAGCAGTCCGCGCCCATCGCGTCGCGGGACGCGCTATTGACCCAGCTCGAGGACGTCACCCGGCGGTTCGCCGATCTGGATCAGGTGCCGGTGCCTCCGCAATGGGGTGGTTATGTGATCGCGCCCGAGGCCGTCGAGTTCTGGCAGGGGCGGGAGAACCGCGTGCACAACCGGATCGTCGTCACGGACGGTCGGATTGAACGGCTTCAGCCCTGACATCCATGTGGATCACCCTGCTGGTGATGGCCCTGGCCGTCAGCTTCGAACCGTTCCGTCTGGGCATGACGGTGCTTATGCTGAATCGGCCGCGTCCGCATCTGCAGCTGTTGGCATTCCTGTGCGGCGGGTTCGCGATGGGGATGGCGGTGGGCCTGGTCGTGCTGTTCGCCTTCCGGCACGTGTCGATCGGGTCGGCGCATTTCACGTTGCCGCGCGTGCAGATCGGCATCGGGGTGGCGGCGCTGCTGGTTGCGGCGTTGTTGGCCTCGCGGCTGCGGGGTCCGGCTTCAAATGCGCAGCTGGACAAGGTCTCTGCGCGCATTCAGGCGATCGCGACGGGTGGATCGCTGTGGGTGGCGGGCCTGGCGGGCCTGGGGATCGCACTGCCATCCGTTGACTTCTTGGCCGCGCTGGCCGTGATCGTGGCCTCCGGCTCGCCGCCGGCGACACAGGTGACCGCCCTGCTGCTGTTCAACGTCATTGCCTTTGCGCTGGTGGAGATTCCGTTTCTTGCGCATGCGGTGGCGCCGGAGCGCACGGCTGAGACCATGGCGAGGCTCAACAGCTGGATTCAATCCAACCGCCGCCGCAACATCGCCCTGGTGCTGGCAGCGGTCGGAGGTGTGCTGATCGCGGTCGGGCTCGCCGGCATCTGACGGCATTTCGACAGCGATGCCGGGTCAGGCGACTCCGAGGCGAGTGTCCGCGTCCAAACGGGTGAACCGATTCTGCAGGTACTGGTCGACACACGAGCGACGCCGGATCTTGCCGCTGGTGGTCGTGGGCAACGATCCGGGCGGTACCAACACCACGTCCCCGGCATTCACGCCGTGGGCATTGGAGATCGCCGAGGTGATCTCGCTCTTGATGGCCTCGATGTCCGAATCGCTGCGCTTCTTGAATTCGATGACCGTGACCAGCTTTTCGGTGCTGTCGAACGGGACGGATATCGCCGCGACTCGGCCGCGGGCGATCTCCTGAACCGTCGCCTCGATGTCCTCGGGGTAGTAGTTACGCCCGCGGATGATCAACAGGTCCTTGATGCGGCCGACGATGAACAGCTCGCCGTCGGAGACGAAGCCGAGATCACCGGTGCGCAGCCAGGGGCCTTCGGGAGTGCCGGGCGACGGCTCCGTCACCTTGGCGCCGAAGCAGCGCTGTTCCTCGGGCGACTTGCGCCAATAGCCGGAGGCGACGTTGTCGCCGTGCACCCAGATCTCGCCGACCACGTCTGCCGGGCACTCCCGGTGGGTGTCGTTGTCGATGATCCGCAGCATGGGGGATTGCGGCACCTTGTACTTGACCAGTGCGGTTCCTGCCCCGGCGGCGCAGCGCCGAACGCGGCCCGCGGACAGCTCCTCGACATCGAAGTGGGCGGCGGGCGCCGTTTCACTCCAGGTGCCGGAGGCCACGAAGACGGTCGCCTCGGCCAGCCCGTAGGAGGGGCGCATCATGCTGTCGCGGAAATTGAAGTGCGCGAACCGATCGACGAAGCGTCGCAGGGTGGACTGTTCGACCCGCTCGGCGCCGCTGATGATGCCGAGCACCGCGCCCAGATCGAGCCCGGCAAGGTCGGCGTCGGTGGTCTTCCGGGCCGCCAGATCGAAGGCGAAATTGGGCGCCGACGACCAGGCGTGCGGATTGGTGGCCAGTGCACGGACCCAGCGAGACGGGCTTTCCAGGAACGCCAGCGGGCTGGTCAGGTCGGCGCGATAGCCGCCCAGGATGGGAGCGCAGACGCCGAGCACCAACCCCATATCGTGGTAAAACGGCAGCCAGGACACGATCGTGGCGTCGGCGGGGATTCGGGAGCCGGTGTCCACGAAGAAGCTGCGCATCAACTGCTCGAAGTTCACCTGCAGATTGCGATGCGACAGCATCACGCCGGTGGGCGTGCGGGTGGAACCCGAGCTGTACTGCAGATACGCGATGTTCGGCACGTCGCCCGGGGCAACGCTGGGCCCGCCGTCGACGTCGAGGCGCAAGGAGTCGATTTCGACTAACTTGGGAGCGATGTCGAGGCGTGACTGATCGACGTAGTCGCCGACATCCTCGGCGACGGCCGATGTCGTGAGCACCACCGAGGGCGACGTGTCATCGAAGACGGCACTCACCCGGTCAAGGCTGGAGCCACGGTGCGGCAGCGGGAGCGGTACCGCGATCAGCCCGGCCTGCATGGAACCCAGGAACGCCAGGATGTACTCAAGGCTTTGCGGTGCCAGGATCAGCGCCCTGTCACCGACCGAGGCGTGCTGGCTGAGCTCGCGGGCCACGTTGAACGTGCGGCGCGACAGCTGCGACCAGGTAAGGCTCTCGGCGACACCGGCCGGGTTGTGGGTGTAGTCGGTGAAGGTGAATGCGATGTCATCCGGGCGCAGGCTGGCACGTCCGTGCAGCATCGACAGGATGGATGACTGGGTTGAAGGTGTCATGGTGTCACGTCCGTACTAATTGGGAGGGGTCGGGCGCGTGCCGTTGCCCAGCACGGCGAGAGCGCCGCTGGTGATCTGTGAAAGCGGATCTGATCCGCCGCCGAATGTCGCCTGCGAGGCAGGCGCCGTCACTTCCGCGGGGTCGAAACCCCGTCGCGGGTCGACTGCGATCGGCGCCGTTGCCGGATCATCGTTGCGCGAGTAGCCCGCGTCCACGCGCGGTTGCAGAATCGCATCGAGCCTGTTGAGCGTCTCTTCGGGCACTCCGAGGTACTTGAAACCCATCACCAGGGGCAGGTGCTGTTCCGGGATGAAGTACGTCGTCGTCGTGCCGCCCCGGGAATTGGTCTCGGTCACGATGTTGCGCGCCGGAACCATCTTGGGGTTGGTGAATGCCACCGCGGTGTGGCCGGTGGCCAGGCCCGCGATGGCGTTGGCGAGCGCGAACAGATTGTCCGGCCGGTCCGGCCAGTCCGCGATGCTGTCGTAGGCGGAGATGAATTGGTCGGTGTGGTACTGACTGTCGACCCGGGGCGGGATCGGGTAGTCCATGAAGGGCACCACGGATCCGGGCGCGAAGTTCTGAGTCAGGAAGCTCTCGCTGAAGGGACTCTTCGCGATCGGATCGCCGAACGTCGCGAAGGTCAGTGAATCCGGTGCCGGTGCGGTCGGATCTGTCGCCAGCGCGTTCTTGACCGCGTTGAGCACCAGTGCCCCTTCGGATAGGCCCATCGCGGTTCCGGGGCCCCCGCTGCGAATGGCGTTTTCGAGGTTGGGCTCTCCGATGTCGATCGATTCGCCGATGCTGGGGCCGTCCAGACCCAGACCGGGCAGGATCTTCTCTCCGATCGGACCGATGCCGGGGAAGAAACGCTCCAGGGTGTGGCCCTGGACCTGGCCGGCCGGGTACCAGACGTTTTCCCGCTTCATGTTGGGGAACCAGTCCTTGCCGGTCATCCGGATGTATTCGTCGTACGGGATGCCGAGCACGTGCGCGCCGCCGAGGGCGTACGCGGTGCGATCCGGCCCCGTGGGTGCGGCGAGGACCTGCCCGTCGGCCGTGACCCGGGGGATCGGTGGGCCGGGAACCTGCGGGTCATCGGCGAGCGCGGACGGGATGCCGAAACATCCTGTTACGCAAGCGACTACCAGCACCGCGGCGCCTGCGAGAAGGTCCTTCATCCGTGCTCCTGACTCAACTTCATTTTCAGTCTCACATACATAACGAGTGCTTGCTAACCTGCCGACGCGGTGGCAGGGGGCTTCTCCGCGGACGCCCGCGCCGCGCTGACCTGCGATGGCCACCAGTTCGCCTTACCCACCAATGCCGCGATGGCGGGCACTGTGATGGTCCGGACCACGAAGGTGTCCAACAGGATTCCCACGCCGATCACGAAGCCGCCTTGGACCACGATTCCAATGCTAGAGAAGAGCAGGCCGCCCACCGACGCAGCGAAGATCAGCCCGGCCGCGGTGATGACGCCACCCGTGGAGTTCAGGGCGCGGATGATGCCGTAGCGCACGCTGTTGCTCGACTCGTCGCGCATGCGCGACACGAAGAGCATGTTGTAGTCGGCACCCACCGCCACCAGCACGACAAAAGCCAAGGGCGGCACGGTCCAATGCAGTTGCTGGCCGAGTAGGAACTGGAAGGTCAGCACGCCGATACCGATGGCCGCGAAGTAGGAGAGCACCACCGAACCGACCAGGTACAGCGGCGCGACGATCGCGCGTAGCAACACCATCAATGTCAGCAGCACGACGATGAGCGTCGCCGCGATGATGAACCGGATGTCGTGTTGGTAGTAGTCGCGTGTGTCACGCAGCGCGGTGGGGAACCCGCCCATCGATATCGTGGCGTCGGCCAGTGTGGTGTTGGGCTGGGCGCCCTTGGCAACGTCGTTGATCACGTTGACCTGGTCCATCGCCTCGGGGCTGAACGGGTTGAGTTTGGTCTGGATCAAATACCGCACGGAGTGGCCGTCGGGTGAGATGAATGCGTGAGCGGCCCGTTGGAAGTCCGGATTGTTCAGGACCTCGGCAGGGATGTTGAAACCCGCCTGTGAGGGGTCCGCGGCGTTGTTCTTCATCGTCAGCAGGAAGTTCGATGCCTGGTTGAGGCCGTTGACGATCACCTTGATCTGCCCGACGAGTTGATCCACTCCGCCGGCCACCTGCTGACTGCCTCCGGCCAGGCGGTCGGCACCCTGCCGCAGTTGGTTGAGCCCGGCCTGCGGGCCGCCGGGCTTGTCCAGACCCATGGCATGAAGTCCGTTGACGACACTCAGTAGCGAGGCGTTTAGCTTGGTCACCGTCGCGGAGAGGGTCGCCTTGTTGCCCGGCGAGTTGCCGAGTTGGCGGGCGAGGCGCTCGATCTCGTCGAGGCGGCCGCTGTTGCGTTCGCCGACGAGCCGCTCGAACTGCCCGCGCGTATTGCTGCACGAGGTGTCGGCATCGCAGACCGGGTTGCCTTGCAGCGCCGTCAGGACAGGGTTGATCCAGCCGAACATGTCCTTGGCGGCGGAGAAGTTCCACCCCATGTCGTTGGCCAGCGCGTTGATTTCGTCGACGAGTTTGGCGGCGTTGTCCACGTTCCGCACCAGCTCGTCACCGCCGGATTTGGTTTTCAGCGAGTTCGACGCCTCCAGCAGGCTCTGCAGTCCGGGGGTGATCTTGCCCAGCTGATTGCGCAGATCGGTGAGGCTGCCGGCCAGCGTGTTGGCGCCGGAGGTGAGTCGATTGAGATCGCTGCTGCGCTGGTTGATCTGGTTGGAGCCGTCTGCCAGCCGGGTGCCGACGAGCCCGGCCTGGTAGGTGGCTCTGAACTCGGGCGGCACCTCGCCCAAGGGACGGGTAACGCCGCTGACCAGGGCCACATCCGGCAGTTGGGCGATGCGCGAGGCCATCTGCTCCAGGTCGGCGAGGGCCTGCGGGGTGCGCAGGTCACGCGGCGACTGGATGAGGATGTATTCCGGGATGGATTGGCTGAGCGGGAAGTGACGCTCCAGCGCGGTGTACCCCACCGAGCTCGGCGCCGACGGCGATACGGCCTTGCGGTCGTCGTAGTTGTAGCGCGCGAGCAGGGCGCAGCTGCCCAGCAGTCCCAGCACGAGCACACTGGCCACCAGGTGTGGAATCGGGCGGCGGACGATGCGGATACCGGACCGCCGCCAGAACTGGGCAGTCAATTCACGGCGCGGCTTGACCCAGCCGCGCGGCCCGGCGAGCACCAGGATGGCCGGCAGCAGCGTCATGCCGGACAGGTAGGCGACACCGATCCCGATCGCCGACGACACGCCGACCGTTTGGAAGACGCCCATCTTGGCGAAGCTCAGGAGCAGAAAGGTGACGCCCACCGTCATGGCAGATGCGGTGATCACCTTGCCGATCGACATCATCGCGGCCCTGACGGCCTGGTTATAGGTTTTACCCGCCCGCAGGTAGTCGTGATAGCGGCTGATGAGGAAGACCGCGTAGTCCGTTCCGGCGCCTGCCAAGATCGCGCTCAGGAAGACGATGGACTGGTTCGAGACGCCCGCGCCGGTCAGTTGCGAGTAGGCCGCCACCACGGACTGCGCGATCACCAGCG
The nucleotide sequence above comes from Mycobacteroides saopaulense. Encoded proteins:
- a CDS encoding AMP-binding protein — its product is MTPSTQSSILSMLHGRASLRPDDIAFTFTDYTHNPAGVAESLTWSQLSRRTFNVARELSQHASVGDRALILAPQSLEYILAFLGSMQAGLIAVPLPLPHRGSSLDRVSAVFDDTSPSVVLTTSAVAEDVGDYVDQSRLDIAPKLVEIDSLRLDVDGGPSVAPGDVPNIAYLQYSSGSTRTPTGVMLSHRNLQVNFEQLMRSFFVDTGSRIPADATIVSWLPFYHDMGLVLGVCAPILGGYRADLTSPLAFLESPSRWVRALATNPHAWSSAPNFAFDLAARKTTDADLAGLDLGAVLGIISGAERVEQSTLRRFVDRFAHFNFRDSMMRPSYGLAEATVFVASGTWSETAPAAHFDVEELSAGRVRRCAAGAGTALVKYKVPQSPMLRIIDNDTHRECPADVVGEIWVHGDNVASGYWRKSPEEQRCFGAKVTEPSPGTPEGPWLRTGDLGFVSDGELFIVGRIKDLLIIRGRNYYPEDIEATVQEIARGRVAAISVPFDSTEKLVTVIEFKKRSDSDIEAIKSEITSAISNAHGVNAGDVVLVPPGSLPTTTSGKIRRRSCVDQYLQNRFTRLDADTRLGVA
- a CDS encoding GAP family protein: MWITLLVMALAVSFEPFRLGMTVLMLNRPRPHLQLLAFLCGGFAMGMAVGLVVLFAFRHVSIGSAHFTLPRVQIGIGVAALLVAALLASRLRGPASNAQLDKVSARIQAIATGGSLWVAGLAGLGIALPSVDFLAALAVIVASGSPPATQVTALLLFNVIAFALVEIPFLAHAVAPERTAETMARLNSWIQSNRRRNIALVLAAVGGVLIAVGLAGI
- a CDS encoding citrate synthase 2 — translated: MTVAAPLPADFAPGLEGVTAFATEIAEPDKDGGALRYRGVDIEDLVAQRVTFGDVWALLVDGKFGQGLPPAEPFPIPVHTGDVRVDVQAGLAMLAPIWGFEPLLDTEDSIARHQLARASVMALSYVAQSARGNSLPAVPQKVVDECSTVTSRFMTRWQGEPDPKHVEAIDAYWVSAAEHGMNASTFTARVIASTGADVAAALSGAVGAMSGPLHGGAPARVLPMIEQAEKTGDARGVIKGILDRREKLMGFGHRVYRAEDPRARVLRSTAKRLGAARYEVAAALEQAALTELRERRPDRVIETNVEFWAAVILDFAQVPTRMMPAMFTCARTAGWSAHILEQKRLGKLVRPAALYVGPGPRSIESVEGFGLLHSRVDA
- the pe gene encoding acyltransferase PE, translating into MKDLLAGAAVLVVACVTGCFGIPSALADDPQVPGPPIPRVTADGQVLAAPTGPDRTAYALGGAHVLGIPYDEYIRMTGKDWFPNMKRENVWYPAGQVQGHTLERFFPGIGPIGEKILPGLGLDGPSIGESIDIGEPNLENAIRSGGPGTAMGLSEGALVLNAVKNALATDPTAPAPDSLTFATFGDPIAKSPFSESFLTQNFAPGSVVPFMDYPIPPRVDSQYHTDQFISAYDSIADWPDRPDNLFALANAIAGLATGHTAVAFTNPKMVPARNIVTETNSRGGTTTTYFIPEQHLPLVMGFKYLGVPEETLNRLDAILQPRVDAGYSRNDDPATAPIAVDPRRGFDPAEVTAPASQATFGGGSDPLSQITSGALAVLGNGTRPTPPN
- the pdxH gene encoding pyridoxamine 5'-phosphate oxidase yields the protein MIFVTEWLRSDYRPGEKDGSGDLDVDWLAEGWLPLLHKWFDLAVASGIPEPNAMVLATVDNGRPVTRTVLCKGIDPAGVTFFSNYDSAKGHQLEQTPYASVTFPWYALGRQVHVRGRVAKVDPAQTADYWSKRPRGSQLGAWASQQSAPIASRDALLTQLEDVTRRFADLDQVPVPPQWGGYVIAPEAVEFWQGRENRVHNRIVVTDGRIERLQP
- a CDS encoding MMPL/RND family transporter, producing the protein MRRLADLVVRWPWAVIGAWVALAIALPLTFPSLNEMAEKHPLAILPADAPSSVAAKKMTEAFHESSNDDLLIVVFINENGLGADDAATYRKVVDALRHDLTNVVSVQDFIGTPELRKFLTSQDNKTWVLPVGLAGELGTPKSFESYKRVTDLIQRSIEGSPTTVHITGPAATVADLTVAGQQDRLPIELAIAILVLAVLLMVYRSALTMMLPLVTIGSSLVIAQSVVAAYSQLTGAGVSNQSIVFLSAILAGAGTDYAVFLISRYHDYLRAGKTYNQAVRAAMMSIGKVITASAMTVGVTFLLLSFAKMGVFQTVGVSSAIGIGVAYLSGMTLLPAILVLAGPRGWVKPRRELTAQFWRRSGIRIVRRPIPHLVASVLVLGLLGSCALLARYNYDDRKAVSPSAPSSVGYTALERHFPLSQSIPEYILIQSPRDLRTPQALADLEQMASRIAQLPDVALVSGVTRPLGEVPPEFRATYQAGLVGTRLADGSNQINQRSSDLNRLTSGANTLAGSLTDLRNQLGKITPGLQSLLEASNSLKTKSGGDELVRNVDNAAKLVDEINALANDMGWNFSAAKDMFGWINPVLTALQGNPVCDADTSCSNTRGQFERLVGERNSGRLDEIERLARQLGNSPGNKATLSATVTKLNASLLSVVNGLHAMGLDKPGGPQAGLNQLRQGADRLAGGSQQVAGGVDQLVGQIKVIVNGLNQASNFLLTMKNNAADPSQAGFNIPAEVLNNPDFQRAAHAFISPDGHSVRYLIQTKLNPFSPEAMDQVNVINDVAKGAQPNTTLADATISMGGFPTALRDTRDYYQHDIRFIIAATLIVVLLTLMVLLRAIVAPLYLVGSVVLSYFAAIGIGVLTFQFLLGQQLHWTVPPLAFVVLVAVGADYNMLFVSRMRDESSNSVRYGIIRALNSTGGVITAAGLIFAASVGGLLFSSIGIVVQGGFVIGVGILLDTFVVRTITVPAIAALVGKANWWPSQVSAARASAEKPPATASAG